A region of the Pseudomonas anguilliseptica genome:
TAGATGGGTTGTTCCCGATGCCGCCCTGGCTGGAGGACTTCATCGGCTATCTCTGGCTGGTGATTTTTCCCGAAGCCTTTATCAATGGCATGCTGGTAACGGCGCTGGTGGTGTTCTATCCAGACTGGCTGGAGACCTTCAACCGTACGCGTTATCTGGCTGCGCCCTGGAAGGATGATGATCTGCCGCGCTGATGGCGCACCCTTCAGCGTTTCGATTGCGTTGCGTAGCTTGATTCAGATCAAACTACGCGAACGGCTATGCGCGATCTTTTATCTACCAATAGGGAGGGCGTGACATGGGTGTGCATCAATGGGCAAGGCAGGTAATCGAGCAGAGTTTGCAGGGTGTCGAGGTGCAGGGTTTTGATCAGGCGATGGCGCTGAGGGCGTTGCTCAGTGCAGTGGTCGAGCGCAGTCGGGTTGGGCGCAGCGCGGTGGATTTGGCCGCCGAGCTGCAGTTTCTCGCTGACAATCTGGATGACGAGCGCGACTACGGCTTTATGCGGCCCTGACGGTCAGTGTTCGCGCAGGGGCAGTTCGCCAGAGAACACGTCATCTTCCAGTGGGTTACCGGCAATCGCATGCTCTTCCGAGGCCCAGGCGCCGAGGTCGATCAGCTTGCAGCGTTCAGAGCAGAAGGGCCGGCTCGGGCTTTGCGGGCCCCATTCGACGGGCGCACTGCAGGTGGGGCAGGGGACTAGGGTTGGCGTACTCATGTTTGGCCTCCGCGTAGGCTCAGGTAAAAGGTGTGGAGTCGCTCCACTTCGGCTTGCAGCCAGGGTAGATCTTGGTCATTTAGCAGCACATCGTGGGCGTGGCGTAGGCGTTCTTCACGGCTGGCCTGGGCCTGGAGAATAGCCTGCACCTGCTCGCTAGAGCTCTGATCGCGAGCCGTGGTGCGCTGCACTTGCAGCTGCTCGGGGGCGTCCACCACCAGTATGCGCTGGGTTAGCTTGTGCTGGCCTGACTCGACCAGCAATGGCGAAACCAGAATGGCATAGGGTGATTCTGCACGCGCCAGGTACTGGATGATTTCCTGGCCGATCAGCGGATGCAGCAGGGCTTCAAGCCAGCGCCGCTCATTGGCGTCGGCAAAAACCAGGCTGCGCAATGCTGCGCGATTAAGCTGGCCGTCGGCCTGCAACACATCGCTGCCGAAGTGCTCGGCTATCTTGGCCAGCGCCAGCTTGCCAGGCTCAACCACCCAGCGTGCCGCATGATCAGCGTCGACCAGATGCACGCCAAGATCGATAAAGTGCTGGGCCACAGCGCTTTTGCCGCTGCCAATGCCGCCGGTAAGGCCAAGGATCCAGGGTTTTTTCGTCAAGGCGCGCGCTCGTGTTGGTCATCCAAGGGCGCGATTGTAGTGCAGCAGCTTGGCTGCTGGCGAACGGAAGAGGT
Encoded here:
- the yacG gene encoding DNA gyrase inhibitor YacG; the protein is MSTPTLVPCPTCSAPVEWGPQSPSRPFCSERCKLIDLGAWASEEHAIAGNPLEDDVFSGELPLREH
- the coaE gene encoding dephospho-CoA kinase (Dephospho-CoA kinase (CoaE) performs the final step in coenzyme A biosynthesis.), with protein sequence MTKKPWILGLTGGIGSGKSAVAQHFIDLGVHLVDADHAARWVVEPGKLALAKIAEHFGSDVLQADGQLNRAALRSLVFADANERRWLEALLHPLIGQEIIQYLARAESPYAILVSPLLVESGQHKLTQRILVVDAPEQLQVQRTTARDQSSSEQVQAILQAQASREERLRHAHDVLLNDQDLPWLQAEVERLHTFYLSLRGGQT